The Nesterenkonia xinjiangensis genome contains a region encoding:
- a CDS encoding endonuclease domain-containing protein, with protein sequence MPRRSPRRHPLPEPLLGSAFTRAQAVAMGVDERRLAYDDVVPLGAGVYAATELVERTLPERRHHLVARALTSEHPEAWISDTTAAQLRGVDLPRHLAMDRRVHLTQRPSPDTRVERTGVVGHRRAVRDQDVVEFDGVSVSSAPRNWLELAEVCSQRELVVLGDQFVRRPYDRYEGRSEPFATIDELHEVVEMTRRVRGRRTARLALQDVRVGADSPPETLLRLALVEAGLPEPELQVPAHPDSLWSPRADLGYPEWKIAIQYEGKTHYDADQHRRDQRRDTIFRAAGWEVLHVNGEDLRTDFRAAVAAVAEALRRRRPLI encoded by the coding sequence ATGCCTCGACGATCGCCCCGTCGCCATCCCCTTCCTGAGCCGCTCCTGGGCTCGGCCTTCACCCGTGCACAGGCCGTGGCCATGGGCGTCGACGAACGGCGCCTCGCCTATGACGACGTCGTCCCGTTGGGAGCGGGAGTCTATGCTGCCACGGAGCTGGTGGAGCGCACGCTACCGGAGAGGCGCCATCATCTTGTGGCCCGAGCGTTGACGTCGGAGCACCCCGAGGCGTGGATCTCTGACACCACAGCGGCCCAGCTGCGAGGCGTGGATCTTCCGCGACACCTGGCGATGGACCGCCGCGTCCATCTGACCCAGAGGCCCTCGCCGGATACGCGTGTGGAGCGCACAGGCGTGGTCGGGCACCGGCGCGCGGTGAGAGATCAGGATGTGGTGGAGTTCGACGGCGTCTCCGTCAGCTCCGCACCGCGAAACTGGCTCGAACTGGCGGAAGTCTGTTCACAGCGGGAGTTGGTCGTCCTGGGAGACCAGTTCGTGCGCCGCCCCTATGACCGGTACGAAGGACGGTCTGAGCCCTTCGCCACGATCGACGAACTGCACGAGGTGGTGGAGATGACTCGCCGGGTGAGGGGTCGACGGACCGCCCGACTGGCGCTCCAGGATGTTCGCGTGGGCGCGGATTCTCCGCCGGAGACGCTGCTTCGGCTGGCACTGGTCGAGGCGGGCCTGCCTGAGCCGGAGCTGCAGGTGCCGGCGCACCCTGACTCGCTCTGGTCGCCACGGGCAGATCTTGGCTATCCGGAGTGGAAGATCGCCATCCAGTACGAGGGCAAGACCCACTACGATGCCGATCAGCACCGCCGGGATCAGCGTCGAGACACGATCTTCCGGGCGGCAGGCTGGGAGGTGCTCCACGTCAATGGGGAGGACCTTCGCACGGACTTCCGTGCAGCGGTGGCCGCCGTCGCTGAGGCGCTACGTCGGCGCCGCCCACTCATCTGA
- a CDS encoding prolyl oligopeptidase family serine peptidase, whose translation MSDAIRPTTTPATLPFGEWPSSITAEQLAVGGNRVSAPSLVGGHLWWTEGLAAEDGRQAIVRSARPVRRPGVTSHGLGPVETVTVLPAPYNARSRVHEYGGASWLAIDDGRDSPLILFVNFADQRIHRFREGEAPTPLSPIGETVASAAGPSLRWAQPVHVQRPGHDDEVWWICEDHTGAEGIERYVAAVPLDGSAADDATLIRRVTPSSRFVAHPRLSPDGAHLAWISWEHPQMPWDGTELRVGRVEAGVVVEDAVLDGDTGTSVLQPEWRDASRLIWLSDRTGWWNPWTATLGKDPRPVLTSGPAGDPEVAEQEFAGPLWQLGQTWLTLLDADTALVVHGTAVDRLGVLDIPAGVVRELDLPHTMITGVRHRADGLLAFAGVSPEEFSGVHAGALVRGVGDDGAGRADGWRIEGLHTVRSSREDAPDPGLLPVPEPITVTAAAGQQVHAVLYRPRNAGAQAPEGELPPYIAQVHGGPTGQAAVGLSLGIAYYTSRGIGVVDINYGGSTGFGRTYRDRLKGQWGVVDVEDTVEVMRHLVRAGIADGERLGIEGGSAGGWTTLACLTRTEEFSAGVSSFGVADAVALAQDTHDFESRYLDGLIGRYPEEASVYVERAPLNHVDSLSCPVLLLQGDEDPIVPPNQAEMFRDALAAKGIPHAYLLFEGEQHGFRKAENIIAAQEASLSFYGQVFGFEPVGIPRLELTR comes from the coding sequence ATGTCTGACGCCATACGCCCCACGACGACCCCCGCCACCCTGCCCTTCGGGGAGTGGCCCTCCAGCATCACCGCCGAGCAGCTCGCCGTCGGAGGGAACCGGGTCTCCGCACCCTCTCTGGTGGGCGGCCACCTGTGGTGGACCGAGGGGCTGGCCGCCGAGGACGGGCGTCAGGCCATCGTGCGCAGCGCGCGGCCGGTGCGACGGCCCGGTGTGACGTCCCACGGGCTCGGGCCGGTGGAGACCGTCACCGTGCTGCCTGCCCCCTACAACGCTCGCTCGCGCGTGCACGAATATGGCGGAGCCTCGTGGCTGGCGATCGACGATGGCCGGGACTCTCCGCTGATCCTGTTCGTGAACTTCGCCGACCAGCGCATCCACCGCTTCCGGGAAGGTGAGGCCCCCACGCCGCTCAGTCCGATCGGCGAGACCGTGGCCTCTGCCGCGGGGCCCTCGCTGCGCTGGGCCCAGCCCGTGCACGTGCAGCGGCCCGGACACGACGACGAGGTCTGGTGGATCTGTGAGGACCACACCGGTGCAGAGGGCATCGAACGGTACGTCGCCGCGGTGCCGCTGGACGGGTCCGCCGCCGATGACGCCACCCTGATCCGGCGGGTGACCCCGTCATCGCGTTTCGTCGCCCACCCGCGGCTCTCGCCCGACGGTGCGCACCTGGCCTGGATCTCCTGGGAGCACCCGCAGATGCCCTGGGACGGCACCGAACTGCGTGTGGGCAGGGTGGAGGCCGGCGTCGTCGTCGAGGACGCCGTGCTCGACGGCGACACCGGCACCTCCGTGCTGCAGCCGGAGTGGCGCGACGCCTCCCGGCTGATCTGGCTCTCCGACCGGACCGGGTGGTGGAACCCCTGGACCGCCACCCTCGGGAAGGATCCGCGCCCGGTGCTGACATCCGGTCCTGCCGGTGATCCGGAGGTCGCTGAGCAGGAGTTCGCCGGGCCGCTGTGGCAGCTCGGCCAGACCTGGCTCACCCTGCTCGACGCCGACACCGCCCTGGTGGTTCATGGGACCGCCGTCGACCGTCTCGGGGTGCTGGACATCCCGGCCGGTGTTGTGCGAGAACTGGACCTGCCGCACACCATGATCACCGGGGTGCGGCACCGCGCGGACGGCCTGCTCGCCTTCGCCGGGGTGTCTCCCGAGGAGTTCTCGGGGGTGCACGCGGGGGCGCTGGTCCGAGGAGTCGGGGACGATGGGGCCGGCAGGGCCGACGGCTGGCGGATCGAGGGGCTCCATACGGTGCGCTCCTCCCGCGAGGACGCCCCGGACCCGGGGCTGCTGCCGGTGCCCGAACCGATCACTGTCACCGCTGCCGCAGGCCAGCAGGTCCACGCGGTGCTCTACCGGCCGCGCAACGCCGGGGCGCAGGCGCCCGAGGGAGAGCTGCCGCCGTACATCGCGCAGGTCCACGGGGGCCCCACCGGGCAGGCCGCCGTCGGGCTGTCACTGGGGATCGCGTACTACACCTCGCGAGGGATCGGCGTGGTGGACATCAACTACGGGGGCTCCACCGGCTTCGGGCGGACCTACCGTGACCGGCTCAAGGGCCAGTGGGGCGTGGTCGACGTCGAGGACACCGTGGAGGTGATGCGGCACCTGGTGAGGGCCGGCATCGCCGACGGGGAGCGGCTGGGCATCGAAGGGGGCAGTGCGGGCGGCTGGACCACGCTGGCCTGCCTGACCCGCACCGAGGAGTTCTCCGCGGGGGTCTCCAGCTTCGGGGTGGCTGACGCCGTCGCGTTGGCTCAGGACACCCATGACTTCGAGTCCCGGTACCTGGACGGACTGATCGGCCGGTACCCGGAGGAGGCGTCCGTCTACGTGGAGCGTGCACCGCTGAACCACGTGGACTCGCTGTCCTGCCCGGTGCTGCTGCTCCAGGGCGACGAAGATCCGATCGTGCCGCCGAATCAGGCGGAGATGTTCCGCGATGCGCTGGCCGCCAAGGGGATCCCGCATGCCTACCTGCTCTTCGAGGGGGAGCAGCACGGCTTCAGGAAGGCGGAGAACATCATCGCCGCCCAGGAAGCCTCGCTGAGCTTCTACGGGCAGGTGTTCGGTTTCGAACCGGTGGGCATCCCGCGGCTAGAACTCACCCGCTGA
- a CDS encoding transcriptional regulator, whose protein sequence is MPDPSPEPRFDPLIHAPHRLRISAMLSQAGGIEFSEIQRRTGLSKSALSKHLGQLAEAGYARQAPFLRAGRSRLLVSLTETGREAYTGHVAALEKILAASRDERGST, encoded by the coding sequence GTGCCTGACCCTTCGCCCGAGCCGCGCTTCGATCCGCTCATCCATGCGCCGCACCGGTTGCGCATCAGCGCGATGCTCTCCCAGGCCGGCGGCATCGAGTTCTCCGAGATCCAGCGGCGCACCGGGCTGTCGAAGTCTGCGTTGAGCAAGCATCTCGGTCAGCTCGCGGAGGCGGGGTATGCTCGGCAGGCCCCCTTCCTCCGTGCCGGGCGGTCCCGGCTGCTGGTCTCGCTGACCGAGACCGGTCGAGAGGCCTACACCGGTCATGTCGCAGCGCTGGAGAAGATCCTCGCAGCCTCCCGCGATGAGCGGGGATCGACCTGA
- the mca gene encoding mycothiol conjugate amidase Mca produces the protein MPRSAGLRLLAVHAHPDDESSKGAAMMAAYADAGAEVMVATATGGERGDLLNAAAGELQQCHRDLPGVRRVEMREAAEALGVQHVWLGFEDSGLPEGDPMPPLPAGSFAALPLEQAAYPLVRLVRRFRPHVIISYDESGGYPHPDHIMSHKITVDAFHAAGDAGLYPDAGEPWEPQKLYYDRAFNPGRFRAIHEALVEAGFDSPYGERLARFDEDGEVPWLTKHQVTTQVPVGDYLEHRDRALRAHRTQVEPDGFFFATPNDFLRKVWPYDDYVLIDSRVDTQLPEHDLFAGLR, from the coding sequence GTGCCGCGTTCAGCCGGGCTGCGTCTGCTGGCCGTGCACGCTCATCCCGACGATGAGTCTTCCAAGGGCGCGGCGATGATGGCCGCCTATGCGGATGCCGGCGCGGAGGTCATGGTCGCCACGGCGACGGGCGGGGAGCGCGGTGATCTGCTGAACGCCGCCGCCGGGGAGCTGCAGCAGTGCCATCGGGATCTGCCCGGAGTACGTCGGGTGGAGATGCGTGAGGCCGCCGAGGCGCTCGGCGTCCAGCATGTCTGGCTCGGCTTCGAGGACTCCGGGCTGCCCGAGGGCGACCCGATGCCGCCGCTGCCGGCCGGGTCGTTCGCGGCACTGCCCCTGGAGCAGGCGGCCTACCCGTTGGTGCGTCTGGTGCGCCGGTTCCGGCCGCATGTGATCATCAGCTACGACGAGTCCGGGGGCTACCCGCACCCGGATCACATCATGTCCCACAAGATCACCGTGGACGCCTTCCATGCGGCAGGAGACGCCGGACTCTACCCGGATGCCGGGGAGCCCTGGGAGCCGCAGAAGCTCTACTACGATCGTGCGTTCAACCCGGGGCGGTTCCGTGCCATCCACGAGGCGCTGGTCGAGGCGGGCTTCGACTCGCCCTACGGGGAGCGTCTGGCCCGATTCGACGAGGACGGCGAGGTGCCCTGGCTGACCAAGCATCAGGTCACCACCCAGGTGCCGGTCGGGGACTACCTGGAACACCGGGATCGCGCCCTGCGCGCCCACCGCACCCAGGTGGAGCCGGATGGGTTCTTCTTCGCCACTCCCAACGACTTCCTGCGCAAGGTGTGGCCCTACGACGACTACGTGCTCATCGACTCTCGGGTGGACACGCAGCTGCCCGAACACGATCTGTTCGCGGGTCTGCGCTGA
- a CDS encoding DUF4307 domain-containing protein — MSHSTAPHSLAERYGAPKRPLSSRTRVGLVVGALVAALAVAVYFTVGNTVGQLTSKDVGYIIHSDTSASVDYELTKDFDATVQCMVQVLDDSYAIVGAKTVTIGPHEGSGSADRSQYFRTDVRTEYRGVTGIVDSCWELG; from the coding sequence ATGAGTCACTCGACCGCCCCGCACAGCCTCGCCGAGCGCTACGGCGCCCCGAAGCGGCCCCTCTCGTCCCGGACGCGCGTCGGGCTCGTGGTCGGTGCGCTGGTCGCAGCTCTGGCGGTGGCCGTGTACTTCACCGTGGGCAACACGGTGGGTCAGCTCACCTCGAAGGACGTCGGTTACATCATCCACTCAGACACCTCGGCCTCGGTGGACTATGAGCTCACGAAGGACTTCGACGCCACTGTGCAGTGCATGGTGCAGGTGCTCGACGACTCCTACGCCATCGTGGGCGCCAAGACTGTGACCATCGGCCCGCACGAAGGCAGCGGTTCGGCGGACCGCAGCCAGTACTTTCGCACAGATGTGCGCACCGAGTACCGCGGAGTCACCGGCATCGTGGACTCCTGCTGGGAGCTGGGCTGA
- the modA gene encoding molybdate ABC transporter substrate-binding protein, producing the protein MRGVIALVLLVCFVAAFVLTACDGDSPDPESAATPDSEVVVLAAASVEPVLQRIEQGLQERDAGLTLAAEYGGTSTLVSQIRSGRPFDVVITASRAHMGELVEDGHVSRDAYPVATNRLALVVPAENPAGVDSFDDFIAHADDLLTATCAPEVPCGELTRTMEEELGVEVHTDTEETSVSSVMTKVRMAEVDAGFTYITDARAAGDEVQVFEIPDFANNDTQIWAAIAAEPEDREAAEQLLTLVAGETGRTAFEEAGFLPPPAAEASSTD; encoded by the coding sequence ATGCGCGGTGTCATCGCGCTGGTCCTGCTGGTGTGCTTCGTGGCCGCCTTCGTGCTCACCGCCTGCGACGGCGACTCCCCCGATCCCGAGTCCGCCGCCACTCCGGACTCCGAGGTGGTGGTGCTCGCCGCCGCCTCGGTGGAGCCGGTGCTGCAGCGGATCGAACAGGGCCTGCAGGAGCGCGACGCCGGACTCACGCTGGCCGCTGAGTACGGCGGCACCTCGACGCTCGTCTCGCAGATCAGGTCAGGCCGCCCCTTCGACGTCGTCATCACCGCCTCCCGAGCGCACATGGGCGAACTGGTCGAGGACGGCCACGTCAGCAGAGACGCCTACCCGGTGGCCACCAATCGGCTCGCCCTGGTCGTCCCCGCGGAGAACCCCGCCGGCGTCGACAGCTTCGACGACTTCATCGCCCACGCCGACGACCTCCTCACCGCGACCTGCGCACCGGAGGTCCCCTGCGGTGAGCTGACGCGCACCATGGAGGAGGAGCTCGGGGTCGAGGTCCACACCGACACGGAGGAGACGTCGGTGTCCTCGGTGATGACGAAGGTGCGGATGGCAGAGGTCGACGCCGGCTTCACCTACATCACCGATGCCCGCGCCGCCGGAGACGAGGTGCAGGTCTTCGAGATTCCGGACTTCGCGAACAACGACACACAGATCTGGGCGGCCATCGCCGCCGAGCCCGAGGACCGCGAGGCCGCCGAGCAGCTCCTCACCCTGGTGGCCGGCGAGACCGGACGCACCGCCTTCGAGGAGGCCGGCTTCCTGCCCCCTCCGGCCGCTGAAGCCTCGAGCACTGACTGA
- a CDS encoding ABC transporter permease, translating into MARHVDRLPGVLWLPALVGAALLTLPVLALLLQADLLAVPALLSSPVTRDALALSFQTATAATLLCVVCGVPLGVLMARGKSVLLRWARPLVLLPLVLPPVVAGVALLSAFGRMGLIGAPLQALGVQITFTWVAVVLAQAFVAMPFMVLSVESALSSLDRQYEEAAATMGAGPLAALWWVVLPLIRPGVLAGTVLCFARCLGEFGATLAFAGSASGTTRTAPIEVYLLQQSDPEAAAALAVVMIAVALVVVGLVYGPGRRLFTPLR; encoded by the coding sequence ATGGCCCGACACGTCGACCGCCTCCCCGGCGTGCTGTGGCTGCCCGCCCTTGTCGGCGCTGCGCTGCTGACCCTGCCGGTGCTCGCCCTGCTCCTGCAGGCCGACCTTCTGGCGGTCCCGGCCCTGCTGTCCTCGCCGGTCACTCGTGACGCCCTCGCCCTCAGCTTCCAGACGGCGACGGCGGCGACTCTCCTGTGCGTAGTCTGCGGAGTCCCGCTGGGGGTGCTGATGGCGCGCGGCAAGTCCGTCCTGCTGCGTTGGGCGCGCCCGCTGGTACTGCTGCCCCTGGTGCTGCCGCCGGTGGTGGCGGGTGTGGCCCTGCTGTCCGCCTTCGGCCGCATGGGCCTGATCGGAGCGCCCCTGCAGGCTCTTGGCGTCCAGATCACCTTCACCTGGGTGGCGGTGGTGCTCGCCCAGGCCTTCGTCGCGATGCCGTTCATGGTGCTCTCGGTGGAGTCTGCCCTGTCCTCGCTGGACCGGCAGTACGAGGAGGCCGCCGCGACCATGGGGGCCGGTCCGCTGGCCGCGCTGTGGTGGGTGGTCCTTCCGCTGATCCGCCCCGGCGTGTTGGCCGGCACCGTGCTGTGCTTCGCCCGCTGCTTGGGCGAGTTCGGCGCCACTCTGGCCTTCGCAGGCTCGGCCTCCGGCACCACCCGCACCGCGCCGATCGAGGTCTACCTGCTGCAGCAGTCCGACCCCGAGGCCGCCGCCGCCCTGGCGGTGGTGATGATCGCCGTCGCGCTGGTCGTGGTCGGGCTGGTCTATGGGCCTGGACGGCGGCTGTTCACCCCGCTGCGCTGA
- the greA gene encoding transcription elongation factor GreA, which translates to MATHAHQTDENAQWLTQEAYDRLKSELAHLSGPGRQEIVDRIESAREEGDLKENGGYHAAKEEQGKAEARIRYLTSLLENSYVGEAPASDGTVMPGMVVTATIAGNEMRFLFGNREIAGDSDLQVYSASSPIGEAINGAKAGDKLSYPAPNGKDIPVEIHSAEPFTG; encoded by the coding sequence GTGGCGACGCACGCGCACCAGACCGACGAGAACGCACAGTGGCTGACCCAGGAGGCCTACGACCGGCTCAAGTCCGAGCTGGCGCACCTCAGCGGCCCTGGTCGCCAGGAGATCGTGGACCGCATCGAGTCCGCCCGGGAAGAGGGCGACCTGAAGGAGAACGGCGGCTACCACGCGGCCAAGGAGGAGCAGGGCAAGGCCGAGGCACGGATCCGCTACCTGACCAGTCTGCTCGAGAACTCCTACGTGGGTGAGGCCCCCGCCAGCGACGGCACCGTCATGCCCGGCATGGTCGTCACCGCGACGATCGCCGGAAACGAGATGCGATTCCTCTTCGGCAACCGTGAGATCGCCGGAGACTCGGATCTGCAGGTCTACTCGGCCAGCTCACCCATCGGTGAAGCCATCAATGGCGCCAAGGCCGGGGACAAACTGTCCTACCCGGCACCGAACGGCAAGGACATCCCGGTGGAGATCCACTCCGCAGAGCCCTTCACCGGCTGA
- the ilvA gene encoding threonine ammonia-lyase, with protein sequence MPQIDQIQRQTPMTSPEGSAAGGDAITEHHAPQQLPGRHLSVQLEDIRAARELLDGVIVPTAMEHSRALGRMMDATVHLKCENLQRAGSFKVRGAYVRMARLSAEEKERGVVAASAGNHAQGVALAAKKLGIRAKIYMPRGVALPKLAATRDHGAEVILHGSNVDEALAEAQDYASESGAVFIHPFNNTDVVAGQGTIGLEILEQVPDVDTVIMGIGGGGLLAGNAVAIKQEAARQGREVRIIGVQAENAAAYPPSLAADALVPIKGVRTIADGIAVGRPGQIPFEIIKDLVDDVVTVSEDAIAQALIFLMERSKMVVEPAGAVGVAALMEGRLAGLGIEPKSIVALLSGGNIDPMLMLKVIQRGLSAANRFLTVKLMLKDRPGELAMISRIIAETDANVTGVDHTRIGGALSMGDVSIVINMETKGEEHSALVLNSLRAEGYEPIVMN encoded by the coding sequence ATGCCCCAGATCGACCAGATCCAGCGCCAGACGCCCATGACGAGCCCGGAGGGCTCCGCGGCAGGAGGAGACGCCATCACGGAGCATCACGCCCCGCAGCAGCTGCCCGGCCGGCACCTCAGCGTGCAGCTGGAGGACATCCGCGCCGCCCGGGAGCTGCTGGACGGAGTCATCGTGCCCACCGCGATGGAGCATTCCCGGGCCCTGGGTCGGATGATGGACGCCACCGTCCATCTCAAGTGCGAGAATCTCCAGCGTGCCGGCTCCTTCAAGGTCCGCGGCGCCTATGTGCGCATGGCGCGGCTGTCCGCGGAGGAGAAGGAGCGCGGCGTCGTCGCCGCCTCCGCGGGGAACCACGCCCAGGGTGTGGCGCTGGCCGCGAAGAAGCTGGGGATCCGCGCCAAGATCTACATGCCGCGCGGGGTCGCGCTGCCCAAGCTGGCCGCCACCCGGGATCACGGCGCCGAGGTCATCCTGCACGGCTCCAACGTGGACGAGGCCTTGGCCGAGGCGCAGGACTACGCCTCCGAGTCCGGGGCGGTGTTCATCCACCCGTTCAACAACACCGACGTCGTCGCCGGTCAGGGCACCATCGGCCTGGAGATCCTCGAGCAGGTCCCCGACGTCGACACCGTCATCATGGGCATCGGCGGCGGCGGTCTGCTCGCCGGCAATGCGGTGGCCATCAAGCAGGAGGCCGCCCGGCAGGGCCGTGAGGTGCGCATCATCGGCGTGCAGGCGGAGAACGCCGCCGCCTATCCGCCCTCGCTGGCCGCCGACGCGCTGGTGCCCATCAAGGGCGTCCGGACGATCGCCGACGGCATCGCTGTGGGCAGGCCCGGGCAGATTCCCTTCGAGATCATCAAGGACCTCGTCGACGACGTCGTCACCGTCAGTGAGGATGCCATCGCCCAGGCGCTGATCTTCCTCATGGAGCGCTCCAAGATGGTGGTGGAGCCGGCCGGCGCGGTCGGCGTCGCCGCTCTGATGGAGGGCCGGCTCGCCGGGCTGGGGATCGAGCCCAAGTCGATCGTCGCCCTGCTCTCCGGGGGCAACATCGACCCGATGCTGATGCTCAAGGTCATTCAGCGCGGCCTCTCAGCCGCCAACCGTTTCCTCACCGTGAAGCTCATGCTGAAGGACCGGCCCGGTGAACTGGCGATGATCTCGCGGATCATCGCCGAGACCGATGCCAACGTCACCGGGGTGGACCACACCCGCATCGGCGGCGCGCTGTCCATGGGAGACGTCTCCATCGTGATCAACATGGAGACCAAAGGGGAGGAGCACTCCGCCCTGGTGCTCAACAGCCTGCGCGCTGAAGGCTATGAGCCGATCGTGATGAACTGA